Proteins found in one Thermus caldifontis genomic segment:
- a CDS encoding quinone-dependent dihydroorotate dehydrogenase, with the protein MHRLLFALDPEEAHELALKLLSLWSERGPLLEVPARLLRVEDPRLQVEAFGLRFPNPLGLAAGMDKDARALGAWWALGFGFAEVGTLTPRPQEGNPRPRLFRLVEDHALINRMGFNNRGAEEAARRLEGFRARGLSFPVGVNLGKNRDTPLERAAEDYLRALQALEPYGDYFVLNVSSPNTPGLRTLQEGPFLDELLARLRPATPKPLLLKVAPDLTVEALDQAVELSLKHGLEGLVAVNTTLERPGLRSPLARETGGLSGRPLKGRALEVLRHLVGVRGLTLVSVGGVEGPEDVWERLKLGARLVQVYTGFVYGGPLFPRRVLKGLLRLMEAEGVGSLRDLAKP; encoded by the coding sequence ATGCACCGCCTGCTCTTTGCCCTGGACCCGGAAGAAGCCCATGAACTTGCCTTGAAGCTCCTTTCCCTCTGGTCGGAAAGGGGGCCTTTACTGGAGGTCCCTGCGCGGCTCCTAAGGGTGGAAGACCCACGGCTTCAGGTGGAGGCCTTTGGCCTGCGCTTTCCTAACCCCTTGGGCCTGGCGGCGGGGATGGACAAGGACGCCCGGGCCCTAGGGGCTTGGTGGGCCTTGGGCTTCGGCTTTGCCGAGGTGGGGACCCTCACCCCTAGGCCCCAGGAGGGAAACCCTAGGCCAAGGCTTTTCCGGCTGGTGGAGGACCACGCCCTCATCAACCGGATGGGCTTCAACAACCGAGGGGCGGAGGAGGCGGCAAGGAGGCTAGAGGGCTTCCGGGCAAGGGGGCTCTCCTTCCCCGTGGGGGTGAACCTAGGAAAGAACCGGGATACCCCCCTGGAGAGGGCGGCGGAGGACTACCTAAGGGCCCTCCAGGCCCTGGAGCCTTATGGGGACTATTTCGTCCTCAACGTGAGTTCCCCCAACACCCCGGGGCTACGCACCCTGCAGGAGGGGCCCTTTTTGGACGAGCTTCTCGCCCGGCTTCGCCCGGCCACCCCAAAGCCCCTTCTCCTCAAGGTGGCCCCGGACCTCACCGTTGAGGCCCTGGACCAGGCGGTGGAGCTTTCCCTGAAGCATGGCCTCGAGGGCCTGGTGGCGGTGAACACCACCCTGGAACGTCCGGGCTTAAGAAGCCCGTTGGCCCGGGAGACCGGGGGGCTTTCGGGAAGGCCCCTGAAGGGAAGGGCCTTGGAGGTGCTGCGCCACCTCGTTGGGGTAAGGGGCCTCACCCTGGTGAGCGTGGGAGGCGTGGAGGGCCCAGAGGATGTCTGGGAGCGGCTTAAGCTGGGGGCCCGGCTGGTGCAAGTCTACACCGGCTTCGTCTACGGAGGCCCCCTTTTCCCCCGACGGGTGCTGAAGGGGCTTCTGAGGCTTATGGAGGCGGAAGGGGTGGGAAGCCTAAGGGACCTCGCTAAACCCTGA
- a CDS encoding Uma2 family endonuclease, whose translation MLKKLLEADQLGLRLEWVGGLPLWEAQPTYRHQKAVDRIRQSIRPKEGSSCPCIHVADVYVRFPDGSYKRPDIALFCREPEELDEAITLLPEAVVEVVSRGYEAKDLEIAPRFYLSQGVKDVVVFDPHTLLVLHLRQDGAWRHVSPVELDLLCGCTLRV comes from the coding sequence GTGCTGAAAAAGCTCCTGGAAGCCGACCAACTGGGCCTGCGTCTGGAATGGGTGGGCGGCCTCCCCCTCTGGGAGGCCCAGCCCACCTACCGCCACCAGAAGGCGGTGGACCGCATCCGGCAAAGCATCCGCCCCAAGGAAGGGTCCTCCTGCCCTTGCATCCACGTGGCCGATGTCTACGTGCGCTTTCCTGATGGGTCCTACAAACGCCCCGACATCGCCTTGTTTTGCCGGGAGCCCGAGGAGCTGGACGAGGCCATCACCCTGCTCCCAGAAGCGGTGGTGGAGGTGGTAAGCCGGGGCTACGAGGCCAAGGACCTGGAGATCGCTCCCCGCTTCTACCTATCCCAGGGGGTCAAGGACGTGGTGGTCTTTGACCCGCACACCCTTTTGGTCCTCCACCTGCGCCAGGATGGAGCCTGGCGCCACGTGTCCCCCGTAGAACTTGACCTCCTTTGCGGCTGCACCCTCAGGGTTTAG
- a CDS encoding aspartate carbamoyltransferase catalytic subunit, which produces MRHLLDFQGWTRPEVENLLDTARVMAEVLERPVKKVPALQGFTVATVFFEPSTRTRISFELAARRMSADVVSFAAQASSLQKGESYKDTLLTLEAMGIDAYIIRADSAGVPHQATRWVKGVVVNGGDGRRAHPTQALLDAYTLLEALGTLEGKKIAIVGDILHSRVARSNVELLPLLGAEVWVAGPPTLLPQTLPGARLTPHLEEALAEADAVMVLRLQKERMEAGLIHLQDYIAHYQVTEERLRKAKPNAPLLHPGPMNRDIELEGTLADSERSLVNRQVRNGQAVRMAVLYHLLVGKER; this is translated from the coding sequence ATGAGGCACCTTCTGGACTTCCAGGGCTGGACCCGGCCCGAGGTGGAAAACCTCCTGGACACCGCCCGCGTCATGGCCGAGGTGCTGGAAAGACCGGTGAAAAAGGTGCCCGCTCTCCAGGGCTTCACCGTGGCCACGGTGTTCTTTGAACCCTCCACCCGCACCCGCATCTCCTTTGAGTTGGCCGCAAGGCGCATGTCCGCGGATGTGGTCTCCTTTGCTGCCCAGGCCAGCAGCCTCCAGAAGGGGGAAAGCTACAAGGACACCCTCCTGACCCTCGAGGCCATGGGCATAGACGCCTACATCATCCGCGCCGACAGCGCCGGGGTTCCCCACCAGGCTACCCGCTGGGTCAAAGGCGTGGTGGTGAACGGTGGGGACGGGCGCCGGGCCCACCCCACCCAGGCCCTCCTGGACGCCTACACCCTCCTGGAGGCCCTGGGCACCCTGGAGGGCAAAAAGATCGCCATCGTGGGGGATATCCTCCACTCCCGGGTGGCCCGCTCCAACGTGGAGCTCCTTCCCCTCCTCGGGGCCGAGGTCTGGGTGGCGGGCCCTCCCACCCTTCTCCCCCAAACCCTTCCCGGGGCCAGGCTCACCCCCCACCTGGAGGAGGCCCTAGCGGAGGCAGATGCGGTCATGGTCCTAAGGCTCCAGAAGGAGCGCATGGAGGCAGGCCTGATTCACCTCCAGGACTACATCGCCCACTACCAGGTGACGGAAGAACGCCTACGAAAGGCGAAACCCAACGCCCCCCTTCTTCATCCTGGCCCCATGAACCGGGACATAGAGCTGGAGGGCACGCTGGCGGACTCGGAAAGAAGCCTGGTGAACCGCCAGGTGCGAAATGGCCAAGCGGTGCGCATGGCGGTCCTCTACCACCTGCTGGTGGGGAAAGAGCGGTAG
- a CDS encoding dihydroorotase — MLLIQNVKLVDALGERGPVDVLIGEGRILSLNGGKAETVMDGRGLYLVPGFVDLHAHLREPGQEVKEELSTGLLAAVRGGYTDIVSMPNTTPPVDTPEAVRALRKKAQALGLARLHPAAALTQGQEGKTLTEIGLLQEAKAALLTDDGHTNEDAGILAAGLLQASAFGLPVAVHAEDASLRRGGVMNDGPLADLLGLPGNPPEAEAARIARDLEVLRYALRRSPKRPHLHIQHLSTRRGLELLREAKRAGLPVTAEATPHHLTLTQESLRSFDPLFKVAPPLRTPEDVEALIEGLLDGTLDAIATDHAPHTQAEKEMDLLRAPFGIPSLEVAFPLLYTELHLKRGFPLRRLVELFTDGPRRILGHKPLHLEEGAEASLVLLDPRERPVDPKAFASKARFSPWAGWVLGGWPVLTLVEGRVVHQALE; from the coding sequence ATGTTGCTCATCCAAAACGTCAAGCTGGTGGATGCCCTTGGGGAAAGGGGTCCTGTGGACGTACTCATCGGGGAAGGCAGGATCCTGAGCCTTAATGGCGGGAAGGCGGAAACGGTCATGGACGGCAGGGGCCTTTACCTTGTCCCTGGCTTCGTGGACCTCCACGCCCACCTTAGGGAACCGGGCCAGGAGGTGAAGGAGGAGCTTTCCACGGGGCTTCTTGCCGCCGTGCGGGGAGGGTACACGGATATCGTCTCCATGCCCAACACCACCCCTCCCGTGGACACCCCGGAAGCCGTGCGGGCCCTAAGGAAGAAGGCCCAGGCCCTGGGCTTAGCCCGGCTTCACCCGGCCGCCGCCTTAACCCAAGGGCAGGAGGGGAAAACCCTCACGGAGATAGGCCTTCTCCAGGAGGCGAAAGCTGCCCTCCTCACCGACGACGGCCATACCAATGAGGATGCCGGTATCCTTGCGGCTGGGCTTTTGCAGGCCTCCGCCTTTGGCCTCCCCGTGGCGGTGCATGCCGAGGATGCCTCCTTGCGCCGGGGTGGGGTGATGAACGACGGCCCCCTGGCCGACCTCCTGGGCCTTCCCGGAAACCCCCCGGAGGCGGAGGCCGCCCGGATTGCCCGGGACCTCGAGGTCCTGCGCTACGCCCTGCGCCGAAGCCCGAAAAGGCCCCACCTCCACATCCAGCACCTTTCCACCCGCCGGGGCTTAGAACTCCTGCGGGAGGCCAAGAGGGCCGGGCTTCCCGTCACCGCCGAGGCCACCCCCCACCACCTGACCCTTACCCAGGAGAGCCTGCGCTCCTTTGACCCCCTTTTCAAGGTGGCCCCACCCCTCCGCACCCCAGAGGACGTGGAAGCCCTTATAGAAGGGCTTTTGGACGGCACCCTGGACGCCATCGCCACCGACCACGCCCCCCACACCCAGGCGGAGAAGGAGATGGACCTCCTGAGGGCCCCCTTTGGCATCCCGAGCCTGGAGGTGGCCTTCCCCCTCCTGTACACCGAGCTTCACTTGAAGCGGGGCTTTCCCCTAAGGCGGCTGGTGGAACTCTTCACCGACGGGCCAAGGAGGATCCTCGGCCACAAGCCCCTCCACCTGGAGGAAGGGGCCGAGGCCAGTCTGGTCCTCCTGGACCCAAGGGAACGCCCCGTGGACCCCAAGGCCTTCGCCTCCAAGGCCCGCTTCTCCCCTTGGGCGGGCTGGGTCTTAGGGGGGTGGCCGGTCCTAACCCTAGTGGAGGGGCGGGTGGTGCACCAAGCGTTAGAATAA